A DNA window from Helianthus annuus cultivar XRQ/B chromosome 15, HanXRQr2.0-SUNRISE, whole genome shotgun sequence contains the following coding sequences:
- the LOC110911262 gene encoding LOB domain-containing protein 25: protein MASSTHPNAPCAACKFLRRKCIQGCVFSPYFPPEDPTKFANVHKIFGASNVSKLLNEIAPHQREDAVNSLAYEAEARLKDPVYGCVGAISVLQRQVLRLQKELDATNADLIRFSSDQNTLMMPQSSGNSLQNPHMLPPNYGAYSWNYNP from the coding sequence ATGGCTTCTTCCACCCATCCTAATGCTCCATGTGCAGCCTGCAAGTTCTTAAGAAGAAAATGCATCCAAGGATGTGTTTTCTCTCCATATTTCCCACCGGAAGATCCGACAAAATTCGCAAATGTCCACAAAATATTTGGGGCGAGCAACGTTAGCAAACTCCTCAATGAAATCGCCCCTCATCAAAGAGAAGATGCTGTTAACTCTCTAGCATACGAGGCCGAGGCACGTCTAAAAGACCCCGTTTATGGCTGTGTTGGTGCAATTTCTGTACTTCAAAGGCAAGTTCTTCGACTACAAAAGGAACTAGATGCAACTAATGCAGATCTTATTCGGTTTTCGAGTGATCAAAACACATTGATGATGCCACAAAGTTCTGGGAACTCTCTACAAAACCCTCATATGTTGCCTCCTAATTATGGTGCTTATTCATGGAATTATAACCCTTAA